The Nitrospira tepida genome includes a window with the following:
- a CDS encoding two-partner secretion domain-containing protein has product MMGTHGLEPFTPRRHVYAIFFLLGLLLPWPHVSRVLAQAPPAITPTVGPGNLGTIVTPNGNVHTITGGSRPGNGANLFHSFGQFNVPANNIANFLNETPALPTTNILGRVTGGNVSSIFGTIQTTGFGNANLFLMNPAGFLFGPTATLNVGGMVTFTSADYLRFGDNAKFYAAPSMDPGSLLSIAPVAAFGFLGSNPGAITVQGSQLSVAPGQGLSLIGGNMAIEGAVLAPNQVQPARLTAPGGPITLVSVASPGEVGLKGAGGQPAEPTWNGFTKFGTISLSQGASLDTSADAAGHVVIRGGQFTMEDASIKAISENGITAATTNASPTISITAETVTLNNGAYITADTLGTAPAGDIALNVGTMTTRAGVNRVPLNPNDNDIVAGNLIASDSWSLNSDAGPAGNITIQGIDGQGTAATSVLLRDSSISSRIFGGSPEASRSLITISADSLVLTNEGLPGGGAAATIVANTIGPAPAGNIAFNVNTMLGNVNPDETRIEGARTVFIVTSNNPGSTAGPTGNIIISGIRPESTDAARLVALDSTFISAGADGGTASTPPGNITITTDTLSLANDAGIVTATFGEAPPPAGDITLNVNTLRAHTRPDGTLINALPQSFLASVSLSGQAGNIIISGVGSETTDAAKVLLLNNLELNTVVFGGNSTTTPATIMVTAESIQLTNSKNIKTNTSGAAPAGNINFNATTFSADQGTRVSSSTSGPGPGGAISITAGQSVALDHGSSITASSTGPADAGDITINAGRTFTSTNSSVTTEAAQASGGNITILATDSVRLINSQLNASVQGSATTVGGNIVIDPQAVILQNSRIVANATQGQGGNISITTQSFLADATSVIDASSQFGISGTVNIQSPTSQMAGRLVALPNNPLTATALLSQRCAALAQGGQFSSFVMAGRYGVPPEPGGWLASPLMLDGTASGPVAQDGHPSFENDQSGSFSGREILSIRRWPVAGTTTRFASIGWTGDCGS; this is encoded by the coding sequence ATGATGGGCACACATGGTCTTGAACCATTCACGCCCCGCCGGCATGTCTATGCGATCTTCTTCCTGCTCGGCCTGCTGTTACCGTGGCCCCATGTGTCACGTGTCCTAGCCCAGGCACCTCCTGCAATTACCCCTACCGTAGGGCCTGGAAACCTCGGAACGATCGTGACTCCAAATGGAAACGTCCATACCATCACGGGGGGCAGCCGGCCTGGAAATGGCGCGAACCTCTTTCATAGCTTTGGGCAGTTCAATGTCCCGGCCAACAACATTGCCAACTTCTTGAATGAGACCCCTGCGCTGCCCACGACCAACATTCTCGGCCGGGTGACCGGCGGGAACGTCTCCTCGATCTTCGGGACCATTCAAACCACCGGGTTCGGCAACGCCAACTTGTTCCTGATGAACCCGGCCGGGTTTCTGTTCGGCCCCACGGCCACGCTCAACGTCGGCGGCATGGTCACGTTCACCAGCGCCGACTATCTGCGTTTCGGCGACAATGCAAAATTCTATGCCGCGCCCAGCATGGACCCCGGCTCGCTCCTGAGCATCGCGCCGGTCGCGGCCTTCGGCTTTCTCGGGTCGAACCCCGGCGCCATCACCGTGCAAGGCAGCCAACTCTCGGTCGCGCCCGGTCAAGGTCTCTCCCTCATCGGCGGGAACATGGCGATCGAAGGGGCGGTGCTGGCACCCAATCAGGTTCAACCCGCCCGTCTCACGGCCCCTGGGGGTCCCATCACGCTTGTGAGCGTGGCGTCACCCGGGGAAGTGGGCCTCAAGGGCGCAGGAGGACAACCAGCCGAACCGACATGGAACGGATTCACCAAATTTGGGACCATCTCGCTTTCTCAAGGAGCGAGTCTTGATACAAGCGCCGACGCAGCCGGGCACGTCGTGATTCGCGGCGGGCAATTCACGATGGAAGACGCGTCGATCAAGGCGATCTCAGAGAACGGCATCACTGCCGCCACCACGAATGCCTCCCCCACAATTTCAATCACGGCTGAGACTGTCACGCTGAACAATGGCGCCTACATTACGGCGGATACGCTCGGGACCGCGCCGGCAGGGGATATTGCGCTTAACGTGGGGACGATGACCACACGAGCCGGGGTCAATCGCGTACCGCTCAACCCCAATGACAACGATATCGTCGCAGGGAACCTAATCGCCAGCGATAGCTGGAGTCTGAATAGCGATGCAGGGCCGGCCGGCAACATCACGATTCAAGGGATCGACGGCCAGGGCACCGCTGCGACCAGCGTGCTCCTCAGGGATAGTTCGATCAGCTCAAGGATATTCGGAGGTTCACCTGAGGCAAGTCGTTCTCTGATCACTATCAGCGCCGATTCTCTGGTCCTGACAAACGAGGGATTGCCTGGCGGTGGAGCTGCAGCAACCATCGTGGCCAATACGATCGGCCCCGCCCCCGCAGGGAATATTGCCTTCAATGTGAACACCATGCTCGGGAATGTGAACCCGGATGAGACGAGGATTGAAGGGGCCAGAACGGTCTTTATCGTGACGAGCAATAATCCAGGCAGTACGGCCGGACCGACCGGCAACATTATTATCTCGGGGATTCGTCCCGAGTCTACCGATGCAGCCAGACTCGTGGCCCTCGACAGCACCTTTATCAGTGCGGGAGCGGATGGCGGGACCGCGAGCACCCCACCAGGGAATATTACGATCACGACGGATACCTTGAGTCTGGCCAACGACGCCGGAATCGTGACAGCGACGTTCGGAGAGGCGCCCCCGCCGGCTGGCGATATTACGCTCAACGTCAATACGCTGCGCGCCCATACAAGACCGGATGGAACCCTGATCAATGCCCTGCCCCAAAGCTTCCTGGCGAGTGTCAGCTTATCTGGACAGGCGGGCAACATCATCATATCCGGTGTCGGCTCCGAAACCACCGATGCCGCGAAGGTGCTCCTGCTCAATAATCTGGAGCTGAACACGGTCGTCTTCGGCGGAAACAGCACAACCACGCCGGCCACAATCATGGTCACGGCAGAAAGCATCCAACTGACCAACAGCAAGAACATCAAGACCAATACGAGCGGAGCTGCTCCAGCGGGGAATATCAATTTCAACGCCACTACCTTCTCTGCCGATCAGGGCACGAGAGTCAGCAGCAGCACATCGGGGCCGGGACCAGGCGGCGCCATCTCGATCACAGCCGGCCAATCCGTCGCGCTGGACCACGGCAGTTCCATCACCGCGAGCAGCACCGGCCCAGCCGATGCAGGCGACATCACGATCAATGCGGGCCGGACCTTCACCAGCACCAACAGCTCCGTGACGACGGAGGCGGCGCAGGCCAGCGGCGGGAACATCACGATCCTCGCGACGGACAGCGTACGGCTCATCAACAGCCAGCTCAACGCCTCCGTCCAGGGCTCCGCAACGACGGTGGGCGGCAACATCGTCATCGATCCACAAGCCGTCATCTTGCAAAACAGCCGGATCGTGGCCAATGCCACGCAGGGACAGGGCGGCAACATCTCGATCACGACTCAGTCGTTCCTCGCGGACGCGACCAGCGTCATTGACGCCTCGTCCCAGTTCGGCATCAGCGGCACGGTGAACATCCAATCCCCGACTTCGCAGATGGCGGGCCGGCTGGTCGCCTTGCCGAACAATCCGCTGACCGCTACGGCGCTGCTCAGCCAGCGCTGTGCCGCCTTGGCGCAGGGCGGCCAGTTCAGCAGTTTTGTGATGGCGGGGCGTTACGGAGTGCCTCCTGAACCGGGGGGCTGGTTGGCCAGCCCATTGATGCTGGACGGCACGGCCTCGGGGCCCGTGGCGCAGGACGGGCATCCATCATTCGAGAATGATCAAAGCGGTTCGTTCTCCGGTCGAGAAATCCTGTCGATCCGTCGCTGGCCGGTAGCCGGAACGACGACGCGGTTCGCATCGATAGGCTGGACGGGAGACTGCGGCTCATGA
- a CDS encoding M4 family metallopeptidase — MRLGLPFAITLFCCSPGLPQAGQAAPEQTVHASHNTQADETTRSSTSLKTTRARNRGEDKLNREASSAVWKFLEQEGEKGDITDVHKDISIARIEADPNFPDRRIVRAQQMVRGVPVFGDQTTFVVKPSKGVVSSSNSLPLTPDLASVDTTPTISWLDAVGRAIETYRKVKRSARLRACQTPTESCSITPQLLIFDPTRVGLKAGARRLAWLIRLDTFVMFIDAHDGSLIFRYSDLQSARHRLTYDLDGGVDLGHGLVLVENVPVPGATISHDAKTAHSGAAKAYSFFSKLGRDSYDNGGAKIESNVRVDNDSYGQWHVGAQMLVYRPQVPDALDIIGHEFTHGVIQHSAGLQYLGEAGALNEFFADYFGAEIEGAFQTHNWTIGEGLHLPEGPLRNMANPHDGGFDPKDGPWPWNRGQPDHYTEKVTPADNICKFSSHAEKASGCIHLNSGIFNKAAYLAAAGGIHHGVSVKGIGRKKLTRILYATLEERLDPSSDMNTAVQAIVASCKDLIGRYRISAADCAEVKNAFAAVGLPVP, encoded by the coding sequence ATGCGACTGGGATTACCGTTTGCCATCACACTTTTCTGTTGTTCGCCTGGCCTGCCCCAGGCGGGCCAGGCTGCGCCGGAACAGACTGTACATGCATCTCACAACACTCAGGCAGACGAGACAACGCGAAGTTCCACATCCTTAAAGACCACACGTGCTCGCAATCGTGGCGAAGACAAGTTGAATCGTGAGGCTTCTTCAGCAGTTTGGAAATTTCTAGAACAAGAAGGAGAAAAGGGAGACATCACGGACGTCCACAAAGACATCAGCATCGCTCGCATCGAAGCTGACCCGAATTTTCCGGATCGCCGTATCGTACGTGCTCAGCAAATGGTGCGTGGGGTACCGGTTTTCGGCGACCAAACAACCTTTGTGGTCAAGCCATCGAAGGGTGTCGTCAGCTCATCGAACAGTCTGCCGCTGACTCCTGATCTCGCAAGCGTTGACACGACCCCAACGATAAGCTGGCTCGATGCGGTCGGACGAGCAATCGAAACTTATCGCAAGGTAAAAAGGTCTGCTCGCCTTCGCGCATGCCAGACTCCAACTGAGTCATGCTCAATCACACCCCAATTGCTGATATTCGATCCGACAAGGGTGGGACTTAAAGCCGGCGCTAGGCGACTCGCGTGGCTGATTCGCCTGGACACGTTCGTCATGTTTATCGATGCCCACGATGGCTCGCTGATATTCAGGTACAGCGACCTTCAGTCAGCCCGTCATCGCCTGACCTATGACCTCGATGGCGGAGTAGACTTGGGCCACGGGTTGGTTCTGGTCGAGAACGTTCCGGTGCCTGGAGCAACCATTTCACACGATGCGAAAACCGCACATAGCGGCGCTGCTAAGGCTTACAGCTTCTTCAGCAAGCTTGGACGCGACAGCTATGACAATGGCGGTGCAAAGATCGAATCGAATGTGCGCGTCGACAACGATTCATATGGCCAGTGGCATGTAGGCGCACAAATGCTGGTCTATCGCCCACAAGTTCCCGACGCGTTGGATATTATTGGCCACGAGTTCACCCATGGCGTCATCCAACATTCCGCCGGATTGCAATATTTGGGAGAGGCAGGAGCCCTCAACGAGTTTTTTGCCGACTATTTCGGGGCCGAGATCGAAGGGGCATTTCAAACCCATAATTGGACGATCGGCGAGGGATTGCATCTCCCCGAAGGACCGCTGCGCAATATGGCGAATCCCCACGATGGCGGGTTTGACCCAAAGGATGGTCCATGGCCATGGAACCGCGGGCAACCCGACCATTATACGGAAAAGGTCACGCCCGCCGATAACATCTGCAAATTCAGTTCGCATGCTGAAAAGGCAAGCGGATGCATCCATCTCAACAGCGGTATTTTCAACAAGGCTGCGTATCTAGCTGCTGCCGGAGGCATTCATCATGGCGTATCCGTCAAAGGCATCGGACGGAAAAAATTAACCAGAATACTGTACGCGACACTGGAGGAGCGGCTCGATCCTTCATCCGACATGAATACGGCCGTGCAAGCGATCGTGGCTTCCTGCAAGGATCTAATAGGCCGATATCGGATCAGTGCCGCCGATTGTGCCGAGGTGAAGAACGCGTTCGCGGCCGTTGGTCTTCCGGTCCCGTAA
- a CDS encoding Uma2 family endonuclease, with protein MSPQTHRVKLTYGDYLSFPEDGKRHELIDGDHYVTPSPNTKHQTVSSNLHRILAGFVHDKQMGRVFAAPYDVVLSETDVLQPDLVFVSSSRSSIITESNTQGAPDLLIEILSDSSRKTDEIVKRKRYETFGVQEYWVADPVLETMKVYRMTDRGYARVAELTKEENHSLVTPLLPSLSIPIAEVFA; from the coding sequence ATGTCGCCTCAAACCCACCGAGTCAAGCTGACTTACGGGGATTATCTCTCCTTCCCCGAGGACGGGAAGCGCCATGAACTGATCGATGGAGATCACTACGTGACCCCCTCGCCCAACACGAAACATCAGACCGTCTCGTCGAATCTCCATCGAATTCTCGCTGGATTCGTCCATGACAAGCAGATGGGCCGGGTCTTTGCCGCGCCCTATGACGTCGTCCTGTCCGAGACGGACGTCCTTCAGCCTGATTTGGTCTTCGTGTCCTCCTCACGATCCTCGATCATCACCGAATCCAATACCCAGGGCGCCCCGGATCTCTTGATAGAAATCCTATCCGACAGCAGCCGTAAGACGGACGAAATCGTCAAGCGGAAGCGCTATGAAACCTTCGGGGTGCAGGAATATTGGGTGGCGGATCCGGTCCTCGAAACGATGAAGGTCTATCGCATGACGGATCGCGGCTACGCCCGCGTCGCGGAGCTGACTAAGGAAGAGAATCATTCGCTCGTCACACCGCTCCTGCCTTCCCTAAGCATTCCAATCGCGGAAGTCTTCGCATAG
- a CDS encoding four helix bundle protein has product MWIVGRDIRRELYNLAARLPKQEQYVIAQQIRAASISLTSNIAEGYGRFHYKENVQFCRIARGSAYELLDHLITCKDLGYLDDQGHDTLRSKLLRFIQLVNGYIRSIGKSARTDDVKPPLASLPRLTNDD; this is encoded by the coding sequence GTGTGGATCGTCGGGAGAGACATCAGGAGGGAATTGTACAACCTGGCCGCCCGTCTCCCGAAGCAAGAGCAATACGTCATTGCGCAACAGATTCGTGCTGCTTCGATTTCACTCACCTCCAACATCGCAGAAGGATATGGACGATTTCATTACAAAGAGAACGTCCAGTTCTGCCGTATCGCGAGGGGATCAGCTTACGAATTGTTGGACCACCTGATCACTTGCAAAGACTTGGGCTACCTGGATGACCAAGGGCATGACACACTCCGATCGAAGCTACTGCGCTTTATTCAATTGGTGAACGGCTACATTCGCAGCATCGGCAAATCGGCTCGCACGGACGATGTCAAGCCTCCGCTGGCAAGTCTTCCACGTTTGACCAATGACGATTGA
- a CDS encoding radical SAM/SPASM domain-containing protein, giving the protein MGKSLPILNISGLADQLGSFAGQIQKFMSGPLPTPGPGDGRTVDDFKPYLIALNLTKRCNLKCAHCYLDATTKAGGASDELTTQESFRLIDQIAEVNRGCLLVITGGEPLVRPDILDIARHAVAKGFIVVFGTNGMLIDDRMAKTLVEIGVMGVGISIDSLDKEKHDRFRGVPGAWEEAVAGIEACKRNGLQFQVHFSAQPMNYQELPQVIDWAHGLGARVVNIFFMVCTGRGEELTDITPTQYEEVLAYLVDCQDKYKDMLVRARCAPHFKRLAYEKDPNSPLTKATGYMGGGCLAATNYARVTPNGELTPCPYMPLSAGNVRESSFVDLWERSPIFDSFRYPHLKGRCGDCEYSEICGGCRARPYVDHGDWLDEDQWCLYTPKGGEKVQVAFNTPEESEVAWDEAAQLRLSRIPYFLRAMVKKGVERHAREQGLPIVTVELMEELRKKRFGNDAPVFKF; this is encoded by the coding sequence ATGGGTAAATCGCTGCCGATTCTGAATATCTCCGGTTTGGCCGACCAGCTTGGGTCATTTGCCGGGCAGATCCAGAAGTTCATGTCCGGCCCCTTGCCGACCCCCGGTCCCGGCGACGGGCGCACCGTCGATGACTTCAAGCCCTACCTGATCGCGCTCAACCTCACCAAGCGTTGCAACCTCAAGTGCGCGCATTGCTACCTGGATGCCACGACGAAGGCCGGCGGCGCGTCCGACGAACTCACGACCCAGGAATCCTTCCGTTTGATCGACCAGATCGCGGAGGTCAATCGCGGCTGCCTGCTCGTCATCACCGGCGGCGAACCGTTGGTCCGCCCGGACATTCTCGATATCGCGCGGCACGCGGTCGCCAAGGGATTCATCGTCGTGTTTGGCACCAACGGCATGCTGATCGACGACCGGATGGCCAAGACGCTCGTGGAGATCGGCGTCATGGGCGTGGGCATCAGCATCGACTCCCTCGACAAGGAGAAGCACGACCGGTTCCGGGGCGTGCCGGGCGCCTGGGAAGAGGCCGTGGCCGGCATCGAAGCCTGCAAGCGCAACGGACTTCAGTTCCAGGTGCATTTCAGCGCGCAGCCGATGAACTATCAGGAACTGCCGCAGGTGATCGACTGGGCGCATGGATTGGGGGCCAGGGTCGTCAACATCTTCTTCATGGTCTGCACCGGCCGGGGCGAAGAGCTGACCGATATCACGCCGACCCAATATGAAGAGGTCCTCGCCTATCTGGTGGACTGCCAGGACAAATATAAGGACATGCTGGTGCGGGCCCGCTGCGCTCCGCATTTCAAGCGGTTGGCGTATGAGAAGGACCCGAACTCCCCGCTCACCAAGGCGACCGGCTACATGGGCGGCGGCTGCCTGGCCGCGACCAATTATGCCAGGGTGACCCCCAACGGCGAGCTGACCCCCTGCCCCTACATGCCGCTCTCCGCCGGCAACGTGCGGGAGAGCAGCTTCGTGGACCTGTGGGAGCGCTCGCCGATCTTCGACTCGTTCCGCTATCCCCATCTGAAAGGGAGATGCGGCGATTGCGAATACAGCGAGATCTGCGGCGGCTGCCGCGCGCGCCCCTATGTCGATCACGGCGATTGGCTCGACGAGGATCAATGGTGTCTCTACACCCCGAAGGGAGGCGAGAAGGTTCAGGTGGCCTTCAACACGCCGGAAGAGTCCGAAGTCGCCTGGGATGAGGCGGCGCAACTCCGTCTCAGCCGGATTCCCTACTTCCTTCGCGCCATGGTGAAGAAAGGCGTCGAACGGCACGCGCGCGAACAGGGCCTGCCCATCGTGACCGTGGAGCTGATGGAAGAGCTGCGCAAGAAGCGCTTCGGGAACGACGCGCCGGTGTTCAAATTCTAG
- a CDS encoding universal stress protein: MYKTIYIPVDNSDHSNTAVDLGIELAKSFGSKVVGSHVYAAKMHDKRFKQMEAGLPEEYHDEKELDRQRQIHDSLITRGLQIITDSYLDYVDKKCTEANLPLERKSLEGRNWKVLVEDIATSGYDLVIMGALGVGAVKDSVIGSNTERVIRRVRTSDMFIVKDTKPLGEGKIVVAVDGSPYSFGGLMTGLALGKALNRPVEAISAFDPYFHYAAFHSISGVLNEEAGKVFRFKEQEKLHEEIIDSGLAKIYQSHLDISREVAQAENTDIKTTLLDGKAFEKIIQYVRKENPWLLIVGRIGVHSDDDMDIGSNTENLLRSAPCNVLVSNRKYVPPIDTQAEYTIAWTEEALRRMEKIPVFARGVAKTAIHRYAIEKGHTIISNSVVDAAVGHILPKGAMDAMRALGAGLDASGVDRDKMQADTAVAQDLMGNTLSGMMTQIVEEKPAATKANQAYLDRMSQNYFVCDGCGYVGKGETPVKCPVCGAEGARFKQVDKSIFEAAAKAEGAVETELAYDDVPMQWTKEAKEAIRAVPAGFQRRRAKAKIEKTARKLGMTTITLEYAAPMIQEAASEEYSPIFANKGAGTSAEAEALLRSASGTNGTNGTQAQPAAAPDAGPSATSGPAQPAAPTDRYIWTADAQARLERAPEGFMRDCTRALILRHAERIGTTTITLEVANEGIEESKKYMEEALKTGNLKTIIADLTGK, encoded by the coding sequence ATGTACAAGACCATCTATATCCCGGTCGACAATTCGGACCATTCCAATACCGCCGTCGACCTGGGGATTGAGCTGGCCAAGTCGTTCGGTTCCAAGGTGGTGGGGAGCCACGTCTATGCCGCCAAAATGCACGATAAACGCTTCAAGCAAATGGAGGCCGGGCTTCCCGAGGAATATCACGACGAGAAGGAACTGGACCGCCAGCGGCAGATCCACGACTCGTTGATCACCCGCGGCCTCCAAATCATCACCGATTCCTATCTCGATTACGTGGATAAGAAGTGCACCGAGGCCAACCTGCCGCTGGAGCGCAAGTCGCTGGAAGGCCGCAATTGGAAGGTCCTCGTCGAGGACATCGCCACCAGCGGGTACGACCTCGTCATCATGGGGGCCTTGGGAGTCGGCGCCGTCAAAGACAGCGTGATCGGCAGCAACACCGAACGGGTCATCCGGCGCGTCCGGACCTCCGACATGTTCATCGTGAAGGACACCAAACCCCTCGGCGAAGGCAAGATCGTCGTGGCAGTGGACGGGAGCCCCTATTCCTTCGGTGGCCTGATGACGGGCCTGGCCCTGGGCAAGGCGCTGAACCGGCCGGTTGAGGCCATTTCAGCCTTCGATCCCTATTTCCACTATGCCGCCTTCCACAGCATCTCGGGCGTGCTCAACGAGGAAGCCGGCAAGGTGTTCCGGTTCAAGGAGCAGGAAAAGCTCCACGAAGAAATCATCGACAGCGGGCTCGCCAAGATCTACCAATCCCACCTGGACATCTCCCGCGAGGTGGCGCAGGCCGAGAACACGGACATCAAGACCACCCTCCTGGACGGCAAGGCCTTTGAGAAAATCATCCAATATGTCCGGAAGGAAAATCCGTGGCTGCTGATCGTCGGCCGGATCGGCGTCCATAGCGACGACGACATGGATATTGGCAGCAACACCGAAAATCTGCTGCGGAGCGCCCCCTGCAACGTATTGGTGTCGAACCGCAAATACGTGCCGCCGATCGACACGCAGGCCGAATACACGATCGCCTGGACGGAGGAGGCGCTGCGCCGGATGGAGAAGATTCCGGTGTTCGCGCGCGGCGTCGCCAAGACCGCCATCCATCGGTACGCGATCGAAAAGGGCCACACCATCATCAGCAATTCGGTGGTGGATGCGGCGGTCGGCCACATCCTGCCGAAGGGCGCGATGGACGCGATGCGGGCGCTTGGCGCAGGTTTGGACGCTTCGGGCGTGGACCGGGACAAGATGCAGGCTGATACCGCTGTCGCCCAGGACCTGATGGGTAATACGCTCAGCGGCATGATGACGCAGATCGTCGAGGAAAAACCGGCCGCGACCAAGGCCAACCAGGCTTACCTCGACCGGATGAGCCAGAACTATTTCGTGTGCGATGGGTGCGGCTACGTCGGCAAGGGCGAGACGCCGGTGAAGTGCCCCGTGTGCGGCGCCGAAGGGGCGCGGTTCAAGCAGGTCGACAAGTCGATCTTCGAGGCCGCCGCCAAGGCGGAGGGCGCCGTGGAAACCGAGCTGGCCTACGACGATGTGCCGATGCAATGGACCAAGGAGGCCAAGGAGGCCATCCGCGCCGTGCCGGCCGGATTCCAGCGCCGGCGCGCCAAGGCCAAGATCGAAAAGACCGCCCGCAAGCTCGGCATGACCACGATCACGCTCGAATATGCCGCGCCCATGATCCAAGAGGCGGCCTCGGAGGAGTACAGCCCGATTTTCGCGAACAAGGGCGCCGGCACCTCGGCAGAGGCCGAAGCCTTGCTTAGGAGTGCCTCCGGCACGAACGGGACAAATGGAACCCAGGCTCAACCGGCCGCTGCACCGGATGCCGGTCCGTCCGCGACCAGCGGACCCGCGCAGCCGGCGGCTCCGACCGACCGCTATATCTGGACGGCGGACGCCCAGGCGAGGCTTGAGCGGGCTCCCGAAGGATTCATGCGAGACTGCACGAGAGCCCTGATCCTCCGCCATGCGGAGAGGATCGGAACCACCACGATCACGCTTGAGGTCGCGAACGAAGGCATCGAGGAATCCAAGAAGTACATGGAGGAGGCCCTCAAGACGGGCAACCTCAAAACCATCATCGCGGACCTCACAGGCAAGTGA
- a CDS encoding B12-binding domain-containing radical SAM protein, translating to MKSILYVFLPCKQVYPIGITYLADFVHRRRPDVRQQILDLSLYPQAQRPAVLRDAVSAFSPDLVAFSWRDIQIFSPHEGDASLEHAFNFYFASNPLKRVAASFQGLKQLYRYYSDIRANLSYPWLIYKEFPKAKIMIGGGAFTAFADQLIEKLPEGVLGILGEGEDALIKVIDGQPLDGERYILREGKRIRKGEQRSTVLLDSQTVDLPYLTSIFPQYRAYLDESIGVQSKRGCPYDCAFCLYPYIEGKRVRYRPAAMVVQDIAQHYHQWGARRFWFTDAQFITGKEAYPQCTEILERILAEKLEIQWSGYIRTSLITPELAKLMVRSGVGDLEVAITSGSQEVLNNLHMGFKLERLYDGCRYLAEAGFKGKVILNYSLNSPKETEETLLQSVEAYKKVASILGEDRVFPLMFFLGIQPNTDLEHRLLEEGYLSAGYNPLMLTPTSIRKLLYNPAPLNKIIAKACLAAWEKKHGSRDPRPWTGSLSQTQAPDGAASQKTYADGSLIRGVEGNSGREALLTLEEILRSRKASGSSSATQTRPAATSAP from the coding sequence ATGAAGTCCATCCTCTACGTCTTTCTGCCCTGCAAGCAGGTGTACCCGATCGGGATCACCTACCTGGCCGACTTCGTCCATCGCCGCCGCCCCGACGTCCGCCAGCAAATTCTCGACCTGTCGCTCTACCCGCAGGCACAACGCCCGGCCGTCTTGCGCGACGCGGTCTCCGCCTTTTCGCCTGACCTGGTCGCCTTCTCCTGGCGCGACATCCAGATCTTTTCGCCCCATGAAGGCGACGCCTCGCTGGAACATGCGTTCAACTTCTATTTTGCAAGCAACCCGCTCAAGCGGGTGGCCGCCTCCTTCCAAGGGCTGAAGCAGCTCTACCGGTACTATTCGGACATCCGAGCCAACCTGTCCTATCCCTGGCTGATCTATAAGGAGTTCCCCAAGGCCAAGATCATGATCGGCGGCGGGGCCTTCACGGCCTTCGCGGATCAATTGATCGAGAAATTGCCCGAAGGCGTGCTCGGGATTCTCGGCGAAGGGGAAGACGCCTTGATCAAGGTTATCGACGGGCAGCCGCTCGACGGGGAACGGTACATCCTCCGCGAGGGAAAGCGGATCAGGAAAGGCGAGCAACGGTCCACGGTGCTGCTCGACAGCCAGACCGTCGATCTGCCCTACCTGACCTCGATCTTTCCACAGTACCGCGCCTATCTTGATGAATCGATCGGGGTCCAGAGCAAGCGGGGCTGCCCCTACGACTGCGCCTTCTGCCTCTATCCATATATAGAAGGCAAGCGGGTCCGGTACCGGCCGGCTGCCATGGTCGTCCAGGACATCGCCCAGCATTACCACCAGTGGGGCGCCCGGCGGTTCTGGTTCACCGACGCCCAGTTCATCACCGGCAAGGAAGCCTATCCCCAGTGCACGGAGATCCTGGAACGGATCTTGGCGGAAAAACTGGAAATCCAATGGTCCGGCTACATCCGGACCTCGCTGATCACGCCGGAGTTAGCCAAGCTGATGGTCCGCTCCGGCGTAGGAGATCTGGAAGTCGCGATCACCTCCGGCTCCCAGGAGGTCCTCAACAACCTCCATATGGGCTTCAAGCTCGAACGGCTCTACGACGGCTGCCGGTACCTGGCAGAGGCCGGCTTTAAGGGCAAGGTGATCCTGAACTATTCGCTGAACTCGCCGAAGGAGACGGAGGAGACGCTGCTCCAGAGCGTGGAGGCCTATAAGAAGGTGGCGTCGATCTTGGGAGAAGACCGGGTCTTTCCGCTGATGTTCTTCCTCGGCATCCAGCCGAACACGGACCTGGAGCATCGCCTGCTGGAGGAGGGTTATCTCTCGGCCGGCTACAACCCGCTGATGCTGACCCCGACCAGCATCAGGAAGCTGCTCTACAACCCTGCGCCGCTCAACAAGATTATCGCCAAGGCCTGTCTCGCCGCCTGGGAAAAGAAACATGGGAGCCGCGATCCCCGCCCCTGGACCGGCTCATTGTCGCAGACACAGGCGCCCGACGGCGCCGCCTCGCAAAAGACCTATGCGGACGGCAGCTTGATCCGCGGGGTCGAGGGGAACTCCGGGCGGGAAGCCCTGCTCACGCTCGAAGAAATCCTGCGCAGCCGCAAGGCCTCCGGGTCCTCCTCTGCCACTCAGACGAGACCGGCGGCGACCTCGGCACCGTGA